One Conger conger chromosome 18, fConCon1.1, whole genome shotgun sequence DNA window includes the following coding sequences:
- the LOC133118252 gene encoding sphingomyelin synthase-related protein 1-like isoform X1 codes for MSEVLGSFTEQKSLDLSDGRNVSARQTSLVGGEEMAVSEAGVQSWGSRQVARWLREEGFEEYVPLLCSEHRLDGPSLLALSEYDLRSPPLEIRVLGDVKRLMLSLRRLRRENGAALQELGVAREGRGHVCDGQAETDERRYYAYDGGSQVYERRGQVCNGRSHADEGRGLECNGRGHACDGQGRERSAELCRQHADGRFRASGSELDPEYWKTGVSCLYLTLACGLTSFVMVIVHDRVPDMQTYPPLPDIFLDSVPRIPWAFAMAEACGLVLCSIWLLVLLLHKHRSILMRRLCSLMGTVFLLRCVTMFVTSLSVPGQHLQCSAKMYGDVWAKLKRALAIWGGFGMTLTGVQTCGDYMFSGHTVVITTLNFFVTEYTPRSWHFLHTLSWVLNLFGVFFILAAHEHYSIDVFIAFYITTRMFLYYHTLANTRAYQQSRRARVWFPMFSFFECNVRGPVPNRYCWPFDRPAVVKVLIG; via the exons ATGAGTGAAGTGCTTGG GTCTTTTACGGAGCAAAAATCACTAGATCTCAGCGATGGAAGAAATGTGTCAGCTCGACAAACATCTCTG GTAGGCGGGGAGGAGATGGCGGTCTCTGAGGCCGGCGTGCAGAGCTGGGGCTCCAGGCAGGTGGCCCGCTggctgagggaggaggggttCGAGGAGTACGTGCCGCTCCTGTGCTCCGAGCACAGGCTGGACGGGCCCAGCCTGCTGGCGCTGTCCGAGTACGACCTCCGCAGCCCGCCCCTGGAGATCCGCGTTCTGGGCGACGTCAAGCGGCTGATGCTGTCGCTGCGGCGACTGCGGAGAGAGAACGGAGCCGCACTCCAGGAGCTGGGCGTGGCCCGGGAGGGGCGTGGCCACGTCTGTGACGGACAGGCGGAGACAGACGAGAGGCGGTACTATGCCTACGACGGGGGGAGCCAGGTCTATGAGAGGCGGGGCCAAGTCTGCAATGGGAGGAGCCATGCCGacgaggggcggggcctggaaTGTAACGGGCGTGGTCACGCCTGTGACGGACAGGGCCGGGAGAGGTCCGCGGAGCTCTGCCGCCAGCACGCTGACGGAAGGTTCCGGGCGAGCGGGTCGGAGCTGGACCCAGAGTACTGGAAGACGGGCGTGAGCTGCCTGTACCTCACGCTGGCGTGCGGCCTCACCTCCTTCGTCATGGTGATCGTGCACGACCGCGTGCCCGACATGCAGACCTACCCGCCGCTGCCCGACATCTTCCTCGACAG TGTACCCAGAATCCCCTGGGCCTTTGCCATGGCTGAGGCGTGTGGGCTGGTCCTCTGCAGTATCTGGCTGCTGGTTCTtctgcttcacaaacacag GTCCATCCTGATGCGGCGGCTCTGCAGCCTGATGGGCACGGTCTTCCTGCTGCGCTGCGTCACCATGTTCGTGACCTCGCTGTCCGTCCCGGGACAGCACCTGCAGTGTTCCGCAAAG ATGTACGGGGACGTGTGGGCGAAGCTGAAGCGGGCGCTGGCCATTTGGGGCGGGTTCGGCATGACGCTGACGGGGGTGCAGACCTGCGGGGACTACATGTTCAGCGGCCACACTGTGGTCATCACCACGCTCAACTTCTTCGTCaccgagt ATACGCCCAGGAGCTGGCACTTCCTGCACACGCTGTCCTGGGTCCTCAACCTGTTCGGCGTGTTCTTCATCCTGGCGGCGCACGAGCACTACTCCATCGACGTGTTCATCGCGTTCTACATCACCACGCGCATGTTCCTGTACTACCACACGCTGGCCAACACGCGGGCCTATCAGCAGAGCCGGAGGGCCCGCGTCTGGTTCCCCATGTTCTCCTTCTTCGAGTGCAACGTCCGCGGGCCCGTGCCCAACCGGTACTGCTGGCCCTTCGACCGGCCCGCCGTCGTGAAGGTGCTGATCGGCTGA
- the LOC133118252 gene encoding sphingomyelin synthase-related protein 1-like isoform X2, which translates to MAVSEAGVQSWGSRQVARWLREEGFEEYVPLLCSEHRLDGPSLLALSEYDLRSPPLEIRVLGDVKRLMLSLRRLRRENGAALQELGVAREGRGHVCDGQAETDERRYYAYDGGSQVYERRGQVCNGRSHADEGRGLECNGRGHACDGQGRERSAELCRQHADGRFRASGSELDPEYWKTGVSCLYLTLACGLTSFVMVIVHDRVPDMQTYPPLPDIFLDSVPRIPWAFAMAEACGLVLCSIWLLVLLLHKHRSILMRRLCSLMGTVFLLRCVTMFVTSLSVPGQHLQCSAKMYGDVWAKLKRALAIWGGFGMTLTGVQTCGDYMFSGHTVVITTLNFFVTEYTPRSWHFLHTLSWVLNLFGVFFILAAHEHYSIDVFIAFYITTRMFLYYHTLANTRAYQQSRRARVWFPMFSFFECNVRGPVPNRYCWPFDRPAVVKVLIG; encoded by the exons ATGGCGGTCTCTGAGGCCGGCGTGCAGAGCTGGGGCTCCAGGCAGGTGGCCCGCTggctgagggaggaggggttCGAGGAGTACGTGCCGCTCCTGTGCTCCGAGCACAGGCTGGACGGGCCCAGCCTGCTGGCGCTGTCCGAGTACGACCTCCGCAGCCCGCCCCTGGAGATCCGCGTTCTGGGCGACGTCAAGCGGCTGATGCTGTCGCTGCGGCGACTGCGGAGAGAGAACGGAGCCGCACTCCAGGAGCTGGGCGTGGCCCGGGAGGGGCGTGGCCACGTCTGTGACGGACAGGCGGAGACAGACGAGAGGCGGTACTATGCCTACGACGGGGGGAGCCAGGTCTATGAGAGGCGGGGCCAAGTCTGCAATGGGAGGAGCCATGCCGacgaggggcggggcctggaaTGTAACGGGCGTGGTCACGCCTGTGACGGACAGGGCCGGGAGAGGTCCGCGGAGCTCTGCCGCCAGCACGCTGACGGAAGGTTCCGGGCGAGCGGGTCGGAGCTGGACCCAGAGTACTGGAAGACGGGCGTGAGCTGCCTGTACCTCACGCTGGCGTGCGGCCTCACCTCCTTCGTCATGGTGATCGTGCACGACCGCGTGCCCGACATGCAGACCTACCCGCCGCTGCCCGACATCTTCCTCGACAG TGTACCCAGAATCCCCTGGGCCTTTGCCATGGCTGAGGCGTGTGGGCTGGTCCTCTGCAGTATCTGGCTGCTGGTTCTtctgcttcacaaacacag GTCCATCCTGATGCGGCGGCTCTGCAGCCTGATGGGCACGGTCTTCCTGCTGCGCTGCGTCACCATGTTCGTGACCTCGCTGTCCGTCCCGGGACAGCACCTGCAGTGTTCCGCAAAG ATGTACGGGGACGTGTGGGCGAAGCTGAAGCGGGCGCTGGCCATTTGGGGCGGGTTCGGCATGACGCTGACGGGGGTGCAGACCTGCGGGGACTACATGTTCAGCGGCCACACTGTGGTCATCACCACGCTCAACTTCTTCGTCaccgagt ATACGCCCAGGAGCTGGCACTTCCTGCACACGCTGTCCTGGGTCCTCAACCTGTTCGGCGTGTTCTTCATCCTGGCGGCGCACGAGCACTACTCCATCGACGTGTTCATCGCGTTCTACATCACCACGCGCATGTTCCTGTACTACCACACGCTGGCCAACACGCGGGCCTATCAGCAGAGCCGGAGGGCCCGCGTCTGGTTCCCCATGTTCTCCTTCTTCGAGTGCAACGTCCGCGGGCCCGTGCCCAACCGGTACTGCTGGCCCTTCGACCGGCCCGCCGTCGTGAAGGTGCTGATCGGCTGA
- the si:ch211-223p8.8 gene encoding dual specificity protein phosphatase 13A family protein isoform X1 has product MSCFPVQERCGGTSGTPPLIALEEILRGGQTSCNHVDEVWPNLFLGDMFMSHDRYGLWKLGITHVLNAAHGKTCCKGSDDFYGTTVRYHGVPANDLPTFDLSPYFYPAAEYIHTALTAPGAKVFVHCAVGVSRSASLVLAFLMIHHGFSLVDAIRKVKESRWIFPNGGFLEQLRTLDIDLHKDGTTEADRQTT; this is encoded by the exons ATGTCGTGTTTTCCTGTCCAGGAGCGGTGCGGAGGTACCTCTGGAACTCCACCGCTGATAGCGCTAGAGGAAATTCTGCGCGGTGGTCAAACCTCCTGCAATCATGTTGATGAGGTATGGCCAAACTTATTTCTCGGAGACAT GTTTATGTCCCATGACAGATATGGTCTATGGAAGCTGGGAATCACCCACGTTTTAAACGCCGCTCACGGTAAAACGTGCTGCAAGGGGAGCGATGACTTCTACGGCACAACTGTGCGCTACCACGGGGTGCCCGCCAACGACCTGCCGACCTTCGACCTGTCGCCGTACTTCTACCCCGCTGCGGAGTACATTCACACGGCCCTCACCGCGCCGGGAG CGAAGGTGTTTGTGCACTGCGCGGTGGGAGTGAGCAGGTCAGCCTCTCTGGTCCTGGCGTTCCTGATGATACATCACGGATTCTCCCTGGTGGACGCCATCCGGAAGGTGAAAGAATCCCGGTGGATTTTCCCAAACGGAGGGTTCCTGGAACAGCTGAGGACCCTGGATATCGACTTGCACAAAGACGGAACGACAGAAGCCGACAGACAAACGACCTGA
- the si:ch211-223p8.8 gene encoding dual specificity protein phosphatase 13A family protein isoform X2 — MSCFPVQERCGGTSGTPPLIALEEILRGGQTSCNHVDEVWPNLFLGDIYGLWKLGITHVLNAAHGKTCCKGSDDFYGTTVRYHGVPANDLPTFDLSPYFYPAAEYIHTALTAPGAKVFVHCAVGVSRSASLVLAFLMIHHGFSLVDAIRKVKESRWIFPNGGFLEQLRTLDIDLHKDGTTEADRQTT; from the exons ATGTCGTGTTTTCCTGTCCAGGAGCGGTGCGGAGGTACCTCTGGAACTCCACCGCTGATAGCGCTAGAGGAAATTCTGCGCGGTGGTCAAACCTCCTGCAATCATGTTGATGAGGTATGGCCAAACTTATTTCTCGGAGACAT ATATGGTCTATGGAAGCTGGGAATCACCCACGTTTTAAACGCCGCTCACGGTAAAACGTGCTGCAAGGGGAGCGATGACTTCTACGGCACAACTGTGCGCTACCACGGGGTGCCCGCCAACGACCTGCCGACCTTCGACCTGTCGCCGTACTTCTACCCCGCTGCGGAGTACATTCACACGGCCCTCACCGCGCCGGGAG CGAAGGTGTTTGTGCACTGCGCGGTGGGAGTGAGCAGGTCAGCCTCTCTGGTCCTGGCGTTCCTGATGATACATCACGGATTCTCCCTGGTGGACGCCATCCGGAAGGTGAAAGAATCCCGGTGGATTTTCCCAAACGGAGGGTTCCTGGAACAGCTGAGGACCCTGGATATCGACTTGCACAAAGACGGAACGACAGAAGCCGACAGACAAACGACCTGA
- the zgc:153981 gene encoding dual specificity protein phosphatase family protein, which produces MTAPQGNQRDCLAIKELENILDTCTLELTPVDEVWTNLYIGNVAIAQNRSALQRLGITHVLNAAHSKQGSIGDQEFYGNSFEYYGIPAEDSSQFDLSLYFKPAADFIHKALKKKDCKVLVHCIMGMSRSSTLVLAYLMLRQRQGLRSALQRVVQKRAIYPNENFLALLLDLDRNLRWKRRLCPLL; this is translated from the exons ATGACAGCCCCGCAAGGAAACCAACGCGATTGCCTCGCAATCAAAGAGCTGGAGAATATTTTGGATACTTGCACGTTAGAACTGACTCCGGTAGACGAGGTGTGGACTAATCTTTACATTGGAAACGT GGCAATAGCCCAGAACCGGAGCGCGCTACAGCGGCTCGGCATCACCCACGTGCTGAATGCTGCGCATTCCAAGCAGGGCAGCATCGGGGACCAGGAATTCTATGGGAATTCTTTTGAGTACTACGGCATTCCAGCGGAAGATTCCTCTCAGTTTGACCTGAGCCTATATTTCAAACCCGCGGCTGACTTTATCCACAAAGCACTGAAGAAGAAAGACT GTAAGGTGCTGGTGCACTGCATCATGGGAATGAGTCGGTCCTCCACCCTGGTGCTGGCCTACCTCATGCTGCGTCAGCGGCAGGGCCTCCGCAGCGCCCTTCAGAGGGTGGTCCAGAAACGGGCCATCTACCCCAACGAGAACTTCCTGGCCCTGCTCCTGGACCTGGACCGGAACCTGAGATGGAAAAGGAGGCTGTGTCCACTTCTGTGA